A window of Amycolatopsis australiensis contains these coding sequences:
- a CDS encoding TNT domain-containing protein, whose protein sequence is MIHVEQRLSPDEQRTLLVQLGKLVREYRADAAGPAVVDFRQVGTHAEIEGHNVATTDELAGLFTQLRQGMYAGGRGTWLQARFTLAPDGTFDFDFALDDDPVWTDAPPAAAYPEELAAFPRADEHIPDWWRLRAQLPLGVVFRHAEPGGPDAGRPPLTDTEVPLVLQYLEREAVVHEAGGERFHTDGTWIWSSSVPDLLAEKGLPPEPDLVAHIRRHHFQPPYVEPLVRRTAEADLLGKPRPKPGRADVKKTGGDVAAELETTPDPKLTDDDLLIVLVQRLGEHGVWPEAYRVGERADGTWCLNFTPGGWEVAAYAGGKPRAPKYFDRLEDAAQQLLGALLLHPARMTAGHETPLETARELDDWPVHPAPGEPPLTLLRNKRITRLVAGTVVLRFGEEPGNLVHHGEVRFATTSLPLERERVRRSYRLRRPLHVITGITVPWANLPGGAVAFVLPKTIAEHESDGSLERIE, encoded by the coding sequence ATGATTCACGTGGAACAACGCCTTTCGCCCGACGAGCAGCGCACCCTCCTCGTGCAGCTGGGAAAGCTCGTGCGCGAGTACCGGGCCGACGCCGCCGGGCCCGCCGTCGTCGACTTCCGGCAGGTCGGGACGCATGCCGAGATCGAAGGCCACAACGTGGCGACCACGGACGAGCTGGCCGGCCTCTTCACCCAGCTGCGCCAAGGCATGTACGCCGGGGGCCGCGGCACCTGGCTGCAGGCGCGCTTCACCCTCGCCCCCGACGGCACCTTCGACTTCGACTTCGCGCTCGACGACGATCCCGTGTGGACGGACGCCCCGCCGGCGGCCGCCTACCCGGAGGAGCTGGCCGCGTTCCCGCGCGCCGACGAGCACATCCCCGACTGGTGGCGGCTGCGCGCGCAGCTGCCGCTCGGCGTGGTGTTCCGGCACGCCGAGCCCGGCGGCCCGGACGCCGGCCGGCCGCCGCTGACCGACACCGAGGTCCCGCTCGTGCTGCAGTACCTCGAGCGGGAAGCCGTCGTGCACGAAGCAGGCGGCGAACGCTTCCACACCGACGGCACCTGGATCTGGTCTTCATCGGTGCCGGACCTGCTCGCGGAGAAGGGCCTGCCGCCGGAGCCGGACCTGGTCGCGCACATCCGCCGCCACCACTTCCAGCCGCCGTACGTCGAACCGCTGGTCCGCCGGACCGCCGAGGCGGACCTGCTGGGCAAGCCGCGGCCGAAGCCGGGCCGCGCCGACGTGAAGAAGACCGGCGGGGACGTCGCGGCGGAGCTGGAGACCACGCCGGACCCGAAGCTGACCGACGACGACCTGCTGATCGTGCTGGTCCAGCGGCTCGGCGAGCACGGCGTCTGGCCGGAGGCCTACCGCGTCGGGGAGCGGGCCGACGGCACGTGGTGCCTCAACTTCACGCCCGGCGGCTGGGAGGTCGCCGCGTACGCCGGCGGGAAGCCGCGCGCGCCGAAGTACTTCGACCGGCTCGAAGACGCCGCCCAGCAGCTGCTCGGGGCACTGCTGCTGCACCCGGCCCGGATGACCGCCGGGCACGAAACCCCGCTCGAAACCGCGCGCGAGCTCGACGACTGGCCGGTGCACCCGGCCCCGGGTGAGCCTCCCCTCACCCTGCTCCGCAACAAGCGCATCACGCGGCTGGTGGCGGGTACGGTCGTCCTGCGCTTCGGCGAGGAACCCGGCAACCTCGTCCACCACGGGGAGGTACGGTTCGCCACGACGTCGCTGCCGCTGGAACGGGAGCGGGTCCGGCGGAGCTACCGGCTCCGGCGCCCGCTGCACGTGATCACCGGCATCACGGTTCCGTGGGCGAACCTGCCGGGTGGCGCGGTGGCCTTCGTGCTGCCGAAGACGATCGCCGAGCACGAGTCCGACGGAAGCCTGGAGAGGATCGAGTAG
- a CDS encoding toxin glutamine deamidase domain-containing protein, whose product MRRIEDTFMDSGRQSPETGEWRHEQVRREALAKRDQFHPGMSDEGAFAVHAYTRHEMVGPLNRALRLGGPELLDLAPQAGALVSGLNEMPPHVGTVSRRIDFRGDPSRLQAFLGRFHEGAHITEPAFLSSSKVDAEHPRSTFAGEVEMRIESKTGRDIESMASIGREREVLFKAGSQFAITGVEMGPGHPEHPDFQNRPGARDQPQWIVHAEEIAPGDPRYLGEAEARHAIEERRAAERADEERFQREADEELERFYAEHPHLKPSGDLFKLLGEDPGGAPPPPERRVPATRAPEGGWSQLAEPLTPGGPPVLHAGSVETPQQHARLVRDAVPELAAVNTRDYYSPGARENGFRTNAAESIAAFDRRMNGEDVVAGPARGHQLSGEWNSRGSFDDVARDLGERPVGARAAVAFETPGGESRLVAAVHTEHGVLFADPVTGRLAELPHDAGGIHTMPLGGGEATPHHEGIADRLNPAPEHVPHDEGYLFDGEHRGTPADHESIRRAVGDDDVYRQIHDRALARRDAAGLPLSDEGAVAVHGYTRGEYAYDVNEALRRGPGHPGFDLAQANTRAIVDGLNQVPRESGETVRGIDVGGDPRLAELVAGPYEPGSVVVEPAFSSASIKTDEFSAGKFGDDVELHVRSDNLRDISKLAENPSEREALSPPGTQLLVHERRLEITPEGRRKWVIEAEEIGPGHPRYLDPEAAQQKMAERRAENDHNAAEFERRRQAALMERLGGFGEPAHHEPVPTHVDDVHDGPEPPVVPEPQPDYGHLARATNPPAEPAIHADTATPAERAAYVQDRHPHLREVNPGFHQPGALENGYMSNCTRGPEAYWDRLHGGHLTAEPVLFHEMGTRGTLEHIESRFGETFSARGSYDDVIRELRDRPLDHHAVVAVKYAGPNGVEYGHVAMVVHTRDGVAFIDPQSGDLMHLPQPPKSIKLMHIGTPGTEHVQTEHGTGEHGGYGTAQPHDALLAREDVAAALDGHPSADFIREHLGQHPELVRIMSEPGNDHLTRSLLDNPKTIESLLKHPEAIPILADAVHEVDTRGYQVVDDVQQAGVEPFEPTPEQAEIVREVADAVFATDREDKFQGSFDDERRGDEGYCRQWLAEERARWRANQDTLNAIAERAAGEDGDVKGRLEPKEDERAMAKIRKYGFDGAKLTDLVGARIQFERVADLYRALDRLHQDPGVRIVDFTDRIADPKPSGYRDLQMSVRLANGHVAELRLHLKGIDDVADYEHALYEVRRDFETLSRKEGREGLLSPEEAALDAAIVEQVRGRFEEALRRGLTPEEDG is encoded by the coding sequence GTGCGGCGGATCGAGGACACCTTCATGGACTCCGGGCGGCAAAGCCCCGAGACCGGCGAATGGCGGCACGAGCAGGTCCGGCGTGAGGCGCTCGCCAAGCGCGACCAGTTCCACCCCGGCATGTCCGACGAAGGCGCCTTCGCCGTCCATGCCTACACGCGGCACGAGATGGTCGGGCCGCTCAACCGGGCTCTGCGGCTCGGGGGACCTGAACTCCTCGACCTCGCTCCGCAGGCCGGGGCGCTCGTCTCCGGGCTCAACGAGATGCCGCCGCACGTGGGGACCGTGTCGCGGCGGATCGACTTCCGTGGGGATCCCTCGCGGCTCCAGGCCTTCCTCGGGCGCTTCCACGAGGGTGCCCACATCACCGAACCCGCCTTCCTCAGCTCGTCGAAGGTCGACGCGGAGCATCCGCGTTCCACCTTCGCCGGTGAGGTCGAGATGCGGATCGAGTCCAAGACCGGCCGGGACATCGAGTCCATGGCCAGCATCGGACGCGAACGCGAGGTCCTCTTCAAGGCCGGGTCGCAGTTCGCGATCACCGGGGTCGAGATGGGCCCGGGACACCCCGAGCACCCCGATTTCCAGAACCGTCCCGGTGCCCGGGACCAGCCGCAGTGGATCGTGCACGCCGAGGAGATCGCGCCCGGGGATCCGCGGTACCTCGGGGAGGCCGAGGCGCGGCACGCCATCGAGGAACGTCGTGCCGCCGAGCGGGCCGACGAGGAACGGTTCCAGCGCGAAGCCGACGAAGAGCTCGAGAGGTTCTACGCCGAGCACCCCCACCTCAAGCCGAGCGGTGACCTGTTCAAGCTGCTCGGCGAGGACCCCGGCGGCGCGCCGCCGCCGCCCGAACGGCGCGTGCCGGCCACGCGGGCGCCCGAAGGCGGCTGGTCACAGCTCGCCGAACCGCTGACGCCCGGCGGTCCGCCCGTGCTGCACGCCGGGTCCGTCGAGACGCCGCAGCAGCACGCGCGGCTCGTGCGCGACGCCGTTCCGGAACTCGCCGCCGTCAACACGCGCGACTACTACAGTCCCGGCGCCCGCGAGAACGGCTTCCGCACCAACGCCGCCGAGTCGATCGCCGCCTTCGACCGGCGCATGAACGGTGAGGACGTCGTCGCCGGGCCCGCGCGCGGACACCAGCTCAGCGGGGAGTGGAACAGCCGGGGCAGCTTCGACGACGTCGCGCGGGACCTCGGCGAACGTCCCGTCGGGGCGCGGGCGGCCGTCGCGTTCGAAACCCCCGGTGGGGAGTCGCGGCTGGTCGCCGCCGTGCACACCGAGCACGGGGTGCTCTTCGCCGACCCCGTCACCGGACGGCTCGCCGAGCTTCCGCACGACGCCGGCGGCATCCACACCATGCCGCTCGGCGGTGGCGAGGCGACGCCGCACCACGAAGGCATCGCCGACCGGCTCAACCCCGCGCCCGAGCACGTCCCGCACGATGAGGGCTACCTCTTCGACGGCGAGCACCGCGGGACCCCGGCCGACCACGAAAGCATCCGCCGCGCGGTCGGCGACGACGACGTCTACCGGCAGATCCACGACCGCGCGCTCGCCCGCCGGGACGCCGCCGGCCTGCCGCTGTCCGACGAAGGCGCCGTCGCGGTCCACGGCTACACCCGCGGCGAATACGCCTACGACGTCAACGAGGCCCTGCGCCGCGGCCCCGGCCACCCCGGGTTCGACCTCGCGCAGGCGAACACGCGCGCCATCGTCGACGGCCTCAACCAGGTCCCGCGCGAGTCCGGCGAGACCGTCCGCGGTATCGACGTCGGCGGTGACCCGCGGCTGGCCGAGCTGGTCGCGGGGCCGTACGAGCCGGGCTCGGTGGTCGTCGAGCCCGCGTTCTCCAGCGCGTCCATCAAGACCGACGAGTTCTCGGCCGGCAAGTTCGGCGACGACGTCGAGCTGCACGTCCGCTCGGACAACCTCCGCGACATCTCGAAGCTCGCCGAAAACCCCTCCGAACGCGAGGCGCTGTCGCCGCCCGGGACGCAGCTGCTGGTGCACGAACGGCGTCTCGAGATCACGCCGGAGGGCCGCCGCAAGTGGGTCATCGAGGCCGAGGAGATCGGCCCCGGCCATCCGCGCTACCTCGACCCCGAGGCCGCGCAGCAGAAGATGGCCGAGCGACGCGCCGAGAACGACCACAACGCGGCCGAGTTCGAACGGCGCAGGCAGGCCGCGCTGATGGAACGCCTCGGCGGCTTCGGCGAGCCGGCGCACCACGAACCGGTGCCGACCCACGTCGACGACGTCCACGACGGCCCGGAACCGCCCGTGGTCCCGGAACCGCAGCCGGACTACGGGCACCTGGCGCGCGCGACGAACCCGCCGGCCGAACCGGCCATCCACGCCGACACGGCGACGCCCGCCGAGCGCGCGGCCTACGTCCAGGACCGGCACCCGCACCTGCGTGAGGTCAACCCGGGCTTCCACCAGCCGGGCGCGCTGGAGAACGGGTACATGTCCAACTGCACCCGCGGTCCCGAGGCGTACTGGGACCGGCTGCACGGCGGCCACCTGACCGCCGAACCGGTCCTGTTCCACGAGATGGGCACGCGCGGCACGCTCGAGCACATCGAGAGCCGCTTCGGCGAGACGTTCTCCGCGCGCGGCAGCTACGACGACGTCATCCGCGAGCTGCGGGACCGGCCGCTCGACCACCACGCCGTGGTCGCGGTGAAGTACGCGGGCCCGAACGGCGTCGAGTACGGGCACGTCGCGATGGTCGTGCACACCCGTGACGGCGTCGCGTTCATCGACCCGCAGTCCGGCGACCTCATGCACCTGCCGCAGCCACCGAAGAGCATCAAGCTGATGCACATCGGCACGCCGGGCACCGAGCACGTGCAGACCGAGCACGGCACCGGGGAGCACGGCGGCTACGGCACCGCGCAGCCGCACGACGCGTTGCTGGCCCGCGAAGACGTGGCCGCGGCGCTCGACGGGCATCCCTCGGCGGACTTCATCCGCGAGCACCTCGGGCAGCACCCCGAGCTGGTCCGGATCATGTCCGAACCGGGCAACGACCACCTGACGCGCTCGCTGCTGGACAACCCGAAGACGATCGAGAGCCTGCTCAAGCACCCCGAGGCCATCCCGATCCTGGCGGACGCGGTCCACGAGGTCGACACGCGCGGCTACCAGGTGGTCGACGACGTCCAGCAGGCCGGCGTGGAGCCGTTCGAGCCGACGCCGGAGCAGGCGGAGATAGTCCGGGAGGTGGCGGACGCCGTCTTCGCCACCGACCGCGAGGACAAGTTCCAGGGCAGTTTCGACGACGAGCGCCGGGGCGACGAAGGCTACTGCCGGCAGTGGCTCGCCGAAGAGCGCGCGAGGTGGCGTGCCAACCAGGACACCCTGAACGCCATCGCCGAGCGTGCCGCGGGTGAGGACGGTGACGTGAAGGGCCGGCTGGAACCCAAGGAAGACGAGCGGGCGATGGCCAAGATCCGCAAGTACGGGTTCGACGGCGCGAAGCTGACCGACCTCGTCGGCGCGCGGATCCAGTTCGAGCGGGTGGCCGACCTCTATCGCGCGCTCGACCGGCTGCACCAGGACCCCGGCGTGCGCATCGTCGACTTCACCGACCGGATCGCCGACCCGAAGCCCAGCGGCTACCGGGACCTGCAGATGTCGGTGCGCCTGGCGAACGGCCACGTCGCCGAGCTGCGGCTGCACCTGAAGGGCATCGACGACGTCGCCGACTACGAGCACGCGCTCTACGAAGTCCGCCGCGACTTCGAGACCCTCAGCCGGAAGGAGGGCCGCGAAGGCCTGCTCTCCCCGGAAGAGGCCGCCCTCGACGCTGCCATCGTGGAGCAGGTGCGCGGACGGTTCGAGGAAGCACTGCGGCGGGGACTCACCCCTGAGGAGGACGGCTGA
- a CDS encoding WXG100 family type VII secretion target, with the protein MPDGGGFTAEPDAVLRASNGLVTAADGLENALKTLQGALDAQGECWGNDDSGKEFAKDYVPGSQGALEGFANLVQGLRGMQQNVDKSMKALSGADEDVTSQLSKGQ; encoded by the coding sequence ATGCCGGACGGCGGCGGTTTCACCGCGGAGCCGGACGCGGTCCTCCGCGCGTCGAACGGCCTGGTCACGGCGGCGGACGGACTGGAGAACGCGCTGAAGACGTTGCAAGGCGCGCTCGACGCCCAGGGCGAGTGCTGGGGCAACGACGACTCCGGCAAGGAGTTCGCCAAGGACTACGTGCCCGGTTCCCAGGGCGCGCTCGAAGGTTTCGCCAACCTCGTGCAGGGGTTGCGCGGGATGCAGCAGAACGTCGACAAGTCGATGAAGGCCCTTTCCGGTGCCGACGAAGACGTGACTTCGCAGCTCAGCAAGGGGCAATGA
- a CDS encoding YbaB/EbfC family nucleoid-associated protein, translating into MKDQMDTLLENFERQTAQLRDAQAAAAETTAQVSSPDGLVRATIDAGGSLAKLEFAPNTFERTTPAQLANTVQTLVRQGSLQVKQKIADLMAPITEGLPDLADLVEGAPSLAGLVPPIPQFLDEEPPPAPRPESFEDTGSILRNEAAPPMPAPKPAPKRVRPPRDDEDEEPPSSWMTRGD; encoded by the coding sequence ATGAAAGACCAGATGGACACGCTTCTGGAGAACTTCGAGCGGCAGACGGCGCAGCTGCGTGACGCGCAGGCCGCCGCGGCCGAAACCACCGCGCAGGTGAGTTCCCCGGACGGGCTGGTCCGCGCCACCATCGACGCCGGCGGCAGCCTCGCGAAGCTCGAGTTCGCGCCGAACACGTTCGAGCGCACGACGCCCGCGCAGCTCGCGAACACCGTCCAGACGCTGGTGCGGCAGGGATCGCTGCAGGTCAAGCAGAAGATCGCGGACCTGATGGCGCCGATCACCGAAGGCCTGCCCGACCTCGCGGACCTCGTCGAGGGCGCGCCGTCGCTGGCCGGGCTGGTGCCGCCGATCCCGCAGTTCCTGGACGAAGAACCGCCGCCCGCGCCGCGCCCGGAGTCGTTCGAGGACACCGGCTCGATCCTGCGCAACGAAGCCGCGCCCCCGATGCCCGCCCCCAAGCCGGCGCCGAAGCGCGTCCGCCCGCCGCGTGACGACGAGGACGAGGAGCCACCGTCGTCCTGGATGACGAGGGGCGACTGA
- a CDS encoding MFS transporter yields the protein MTISAQSATARKGPRELLKDPDFRRLLFTRFAASWGDGVFRAGLAGAVLFNPERAADPLAIAGGFAALLLPYSIVGPFAGALLDRWDRRKVLIFANLLRGLAIIAASAAVGLGFGGLGLFSLALAAEGISRFIGSGLSASLPHVVAEESVVTANAFATTLGSAVAVVGGGCAIGLRALLGSDNVGSGYTTAFAVLGTLVSALIARGFTRGLLGPSVVDEPPNPVVAVARGLADGAKHAWRAPSVTAGFLALFAHRASFGVSLLVTVLLMRNYFTDHGVFRAGLPGLGQMAALAGAGLLLAGLLTARLLRKFGRLRAVLGALLLAAIAQSALGLPMVLPLALLASFVITGAGQVLKLCVDSSIQLDVADEARGRVFALYDTLFNITQVAAVSLGALVVPDDGRAPGLLIAATVCYLVGGAGYVLARRRTIR from the coding sequence GTGACGATCAGCGCCCAGTCGGCGACCGCCCGAAAAGGCCCCCGGGAGCTGCTGAAGGACCCGGACTTCCGCCGCCTGCTCTTCACGCGCTTCGCCGCCAGCTGGGGCGACGGCGTCTTCCGCGCGGGTCTCGCCGGGGCCGTGCTGTTCAACCCCGAGCGGGCCGCCGATCCACTGGCCATCGCCGGTGGGTTCGCCGCGCTGCTGCTGCCGTACTCGATCGTCGGCCCGTTCGCCGGTGCCCTGCTGGACCGCTGGGACCGCCGGAAAGTCCTCATCTTCGCGAACCTCCTGCGTGGCCTGGCGATCATCGCCGCGTCGGCCGCGGTCGGGCTCGGGTTCGGCGGCCTCGGCCTGTTCTCGCTGGCCCTGGCCGCGGAAGGCATCTCACGCTTCATCGGCTCGGGGCTTTCGGCGTCGCTGCCGCACGTCGTCGCCGAAGAGAGCGTCGTGACGGCGAACGCCTTCGCCACGACCCTCGGCTCGGCGGTCGCCGTCGTCGGCGGTGGCTGCGCGATCGGGCTGCGGGCGCTGCTGGGCAGCGACAACGTCGGATCCGGCTACACCACGGCGTTCGCCGTCCTCGGCACGCTCGTCTCGGCGTTGATCGCGCGCGGGTTCACCCGCGGCCTGCTCGGGCCGTCGGTGGTCGACGAGCCACCGAACCCGGTGGTGGCCGTCGCACGAGGACTGGCGGACGGCGCGAAGCACGCGTGGCGCGCGCCGAGTGTCACGGCCGGATTCCTCGCGCTGTTCGCGCACCGGGCGTCGTTCGGCGTGTCGCTGCTGGTCACCGTGCTGCTGATGCGCAACTACTTCACCGACCACGGCGTCTTCCGCGCCGGCCTGCCCGGGCTCGGCCAGATGGCCGCACTCGCCGGGGCGGGCCTGCTGCTCGCCGGGCTGCTGACCGCGCGGCTGCTCCGGAAGTTCGGCCGGCTGCGCGCCGTGCTGGGCGCGCTGCTGCTGGCGGCGATCGCACAGTCCGCGCTGGGCCTGCCGATGGTCCTGCCGCTGGCGCTGCTCGCGTCGTTCGTCATCACCGGGGCCGGGCAGGTGCTGAAGCTCTGCGTCGATTCGTCGATCCAGCTCGACGTCGCCGACGAAGCCCGCGGCCGCGTGTTCGCGCTGTACGACACGCTCTTCAACATCACGCAGGTCGCGGCGGTTTCGCTGGGCGCGTTGGTCGTGCCCGACGACGGCCGCGCGCCGGGCCTGCTCATCGCGGCGACCGTCTGCTACCTGGTCGGCGGAGCCGGGTACGTGCTCGCGCGGCGCCGCACGATTCGCTGA
- a CDS encoding YqgE/AlgH family protein, with protein MGRVPADAEVEPGTLLVAAPTMVDPNFRRTVVFVIDHRQEGTLGVVLNRPSDVAVHDVLPNWGGHVAEPQAVFVGGPVEKKTALCLAALRTGETAASVPGVIAVRGPVALVDLDTDPEVLVPKVRGVRVFAGYAGWDSGQLAGEIEREDWVIVPALPSDILASPNGDLWSQVLRRQGVPLALLATHPGDLQRN; from the coding sequence ATGGGTCGCGTGCCAGCGGACGCCGAGGTTGAACCGGGAACGCTCCTGGTCGCCGCCCCCACGATGGTCGACCCCAACTTCCGCCGGACCGTGGTGTTCGTGATCGATCACCGCCAGGAGGGCACGCTGGGCGTGGTCCTGAACCGGCCGAGCGACGTCGCCGTGCACGACGTGCTGCCCAACTGGGGCGGGCACGTCGCCGAGCCGCAGGCGGTGTTCGTCGGGGGTCCGGTCGAGAAGAAGACGGCGCTGTGCCTGGCCGCGCTGCGCACCGGCGAGACGGCGGCGAGCGTGCCGGGTGTGATCGCGGTGCGCGGGCCGGTCGCGCTGGTCGACCTGGACACCGATCCCGAGGTGCTGGTGCCGAAGGTCCGGGGCGTGCGGGTCTTCGCCGGGTACGCCGGCTGGGACTCCGGTCAGCTGGCCGGCGAGATCGAGCGGGAAGACTGGGTGATCGTGCCCGCGTTGCCGAGCGACATCCTGGCCTCGCCGAACGGCGATCTGTGGAGCCAGGTGCTACGCCGCCAGGGCGTCCCGCTCGCGCTGCTGGCCACCCACCCGGGCGACCTCCAGCGGAACTAG
- a CDS encoding SdpI family protein, which translates to MFAIALVPIVLGLFVGFGGFLGFRERLTREGGTGVRTQAALRSEEAFKLANRVAGLPTMAGGAISVLAGLAGLAMPSTGGLIAAAFAGVLAMLVLVMGGGVLGNRAAMSVPTPAPAAPAGCSGCACGGCGVFKKEDA; encoded by the coding sequence GTGTTCGCTATCGCGCTGGTTCCGATCGTGCTGGGTCTGTTCGTCGGCTTTGGTGGGTTCCTCGGGTTCCGCGAGCGCTTGACGCGCGAAGGCGGCACCGGAGTGCGCACGCAAGCGGCGTTGCGCAGCGAAGAGGCGTTCAAGCTGGCCAACCGCGTCGCGGGCCTGCCGACCATGGCCGGAGGCGCGATCTCCGTGCTCGCCGGGCTGGCCGGGCTGGCCATGCCGTCGACCGGTGGCCTGATCGCCGCCGCGTTCGCGGGCGTGCTCGCCATGCTGGTGCTGGTCATGGGCGGTGGCGTGCTCGGCAACCGGGCCGCGATGAGCGTGCCCACCCCGGCTCCGGCGGCGCCCGCCGGCTGCAGCGGCTGCGCGTGCGGCGGCTGCGGCGTGTTCAAGAAGGAAGACGCCTAG
- a CDS encoding esterase-like activity of phytase family protein has product MSPRVLPTVLATALIGGILAAAPAEATESHQRPVRLLGERILPNALQFQGTTVGGLSSIDYDPRTGGYALICDDRSAINPARFYTATFPVSADGVGPVTITGTKPLLRPDGTPYPPLSRNDPSKPQNEQTIDPEELRVDPWTGDYYWSQEGERTATTLIDPSIREARRAGEYVRDLPIPANEKMTPTAGPRQNLVLEGITFTGFGSLLASEVEGPLLQDGPEATTTSGALSRITLQSRFGPILAQYAYPQEPLFASPVPAGAFATTGVSSMLAVDQADPTKFLMMERSFVTGVGNKVRVYEIDTRGATNVLNVKSLADAKHVKPVKKRLLFDAAGLGLSTVDNLEGMTWGPKLPGGERSLIIVSDNNFSATQVTQFAALAVPSERL; this is encoded by the coding sequence ATGTCACCGCGTGTACTGCCCACCGTCCTGGCCACAGCCCTGATCGGGGGAATTCTCGCCGCGGCTCCGGCCGAAGCGACTGAGAGTCACCAGCGGCCCGTCCGGCTGCTCGGCGAGCGGATCTTGCCGAACGCCCTGCAGTTCCAGGGCACGACGGTCGGCGGCCTGTCCAGCATCGACTACGACCCGCGGACCGGCGGCTACGCGCTGATCTGCGACGACCGGTCGGCGATCAACCCCGCCCGCTTCTACACCGCGACCTTCCCGGTGTCCGCGGACGGCGTCGGGCCGGTCACCATCACCGGCACGAAGCCGCTGCTGCGCCCGGACGGCACGCCGTACCCGCCGCTTTCGCGGAACGACCCGTCGAAGCCGCAGAACGAGCAGACGATCGACCCCGAAGAGCTGCGCGTCGACCCGTGGACCGGCGACTACTACTGGTCGCAGGAGGGCGAGCGGACCGCGACGACGTTGATCGACCCATCGATCCGCGAAGCTCGCCGCGCCGGCGAATACGTCCGCGACCTGCCGATTCCCGCCAACGAGAAGATGACGCCGACGGCAGGCCCGCGGCAGAACCTGGTACTCGAAGGCATCACCTTCACCGGGTTCGGCTCCCTGCTCGCCAGCGAGGTCGAGGGCCCGCTGCTGCAGGACGGCCCCGAGGCCACCACGACGTCCGGCGCCCTCTCGCGGATCACCCTCCAGTCGCGGTTCGGCCCAATCCTGGCGCAGTACGCCTACCCGCAGGAGCCGCTGTTCGCGTCACCGGTGCCCGCCGGCGCGTTCGCGACGACCGGCGTGTCCTCCATGCTCGCCGTCGACCAGGCCGACCCGACGAAGTTCCTCATGATGGAGCGCTCGTTCGTGACCGGCGTCGGGAACAAGGTCCGCGTCTACGAGATCGACACCAGGGGTGCGACGAATGTCCTGAATGTGAAGTCCCTCGCTGACGCGAAGCACGTCAAGCCGGTGAAGAAGCGACTGCTCTTCGACGCCGCCGGCCTCGGCTTGTCCACTGTGGACAACCTGGAGGGCATGACGTGGGGGCCGAAGCTGCCCGGTGGCGAGCGCAGCCTGATCATCGTCAGCGACAACAACTTCTCCGCGACGCAGGTCACTCAGTTCGCCGCACTGGCGGTCCCCTCCGAACGGCTTTGA